In bacterium, the following are encoded in one genomic region:
- a CDS encoding FtsX-like permease family protein: protein MKKMPSEWFIALRYLKPRKDNFFVTLIGGISVLGVMVGVMSIILVLTVLNGFETEIKNRFVGFDAHGKIKMQNEIPMKSPDSVENILRKQYPINGAAPYILEKAMITSRQSSHIVFVKGTEEKRLVQVSDLSKNMAAGKIDFEVQSEGLSGILLGLSVAINLDVSTGDTVTVISPSGVTGPFSAPPMRRYVVTGLFKTDMYEYDNAYVFISIPEAQKLFEKEEAITGLDIRFENIAQASEYENAIRTELGESFVYETWYDMHRDLYAAMKLEKWGSLLLLSMIIMVAGFNIVSTLIMVVMQKTQEIGILKSIGANQKFISSIFVRQGLIVGSIGIVAGCIVGYSICFIQLQWGIFKLPGDIFFLDAIPMELQWIDFFAVIVMSVLLCLFATYYPARKAAKLLPLEALKS, encoded by the coding sequence ATGAAAAAAATGCCATCGGAATGGTTTATAGCTTTACGTTACCTGAAACCCCGCAAAGATAACTTTTTTGTAACACTTATCGGCGGTATTTCAGTATTAGGGGTAATGGTTGGGGTAATGTCAATCATCCTTGTACTTACGGTGCTCAATGGGTTTGAAACGGAAATTAAAAACCGTTTTGTAGGATTCGATGCACACGGTAAAATAAAAATGCAAAATGAAATTCCTATGAAATCACCGGATTCCGTAGAAAACATTTTGCGAAAACAGTACCCAATCAACGGAGCGGCGCCTTACATACTTGAAAAAGCAATGATAACCAGCCGTCAATCCAGCCACATCGTATTTGTAAAGGGCACCGAAGAAAAGCGTTTAGTTCAAGTTTCCGATCTTTCTAAAAACATGGCTGCCGGTAAAATTGATTTTGAAGTGCAATCTGAAGGATTATCAGGAATACTGCTTGGTTTGAGTGTTGCAATTAACCTTGATGTGAGTACAGGCGATACGGTGACAGTTATTAGTCCTTCCGGGGTTACAGGGCCTTTTAGCGCTCCACCCATGCGTCGATATGTGGTAACGGGTTTGTTTAAAACCGATATGTACGAGTATGATAATGCCTACGTATTTATATCCATACCGGAAGCCCAGAAACTATTTGAAAAAGAGGAGGCGATTACCGGCTTGGATATTCGTTTTGAGAATATAGCACAAGCGTCCGAATACGAAAATGCGATACGCACTGAGTTAGGTGAGAGTTTTGTATATGAAACATGGTATGATATGCACCGCGACTTGTATGCCGCGATGAAACTGGAAAAATGGGGGTCGCTTTTACTGCTGAGTATGATTATCATGGTAGCCGGTTTTAATATCGTTAGCACATTGATCATGGTCGTTATGCAGAAAACACAAGAAATTGGAATTCTCAAATCAATAGGCGCTAATCAAAAATTTATTTCGTCCATCTTTGTAAGACAAGGCCTGATCGTCGGGAGCATAGGAATTGTCGCCGGATGTATTGTAGGTTATTCGATTTGTTTTATTCAACTACAATGGGGCATTTTTAAGCTGCCGGGAGACATTTTCTTTTTGGATGCCATACCTATGGAACTCCAGTGGATTGATTTTTTTGCGGTCATCGTCATGTCCGTTTTATTGTGTCTTTTCGCTACGTACTATCCCGCCAGAAAAGCCGCAAAACTTTTACCACTCGAAGCTTTAAAATCATAA